The proteins below are encoded in one region of Aquisphaera giovannonii:
- a CDS encoding fused DSP-PTPase phosphatase/NAD kinase-like protein encodes MPDPLDVTTDAPAALGGRPRKGIARRAARAALLAALAAAAGLAALLVRPMVSANVGVVDPGVVIRAAQPTAGLPAMIAEHRLASILNLRGGSPRDPWYDAEVRTSSDRGVAFYDIPLSATKRPGRHELLALIDVLEDCRYPLLIHCKAGADRTGLASALYLMVRLGEGPRRASRAFTIYHSHIPLFGPQHLHEPLDEYAAWLDARGLDHTPGRFRAWVRDEYRSDDPHTEPDRPAPGPRRRGRADAPRTDIAAKPQSAPRS; translated from the coding sequence GTGCCCGACCCCCTCGACGTCACGACCGACGCGCCCGCGGCCCTCGGCGGCCGTCCCCGGAAGGGCATCGCCCGCCGCGCCGCCCGGGCCGCGCTGCTCGCCGCCCTGGCCGCCGCCGCCGGGCTGGCCGCCCTCCTCGTCCGCCCCATGGTGAGCGCCAACGTCGGCGTGGTCGACCCGGGGGTCGTCATCCGGGCCGCCCAGCCCACCGCCGGCCTCCCCGCGATGATCGCCGAGCATCGCCTCGCCTCGATCCTGAACCTCCGCGGGGGGTCGCCCCGCGACCCCTGGTACGACGCCGAGGTCCGCACGTCGTCCGACCGGGGCGTCGCCTTCTACGACATCCCCCTGAGCGCCACGAAGCGGCCCGGGCGCCACGAGCTGCTCGCGCTGATCGACGTCCTGGAGGACTGCCGGTATCCGCTGCTGATCCACTGCAAGGCGGGCGCCGACCGGACGGGGCTGGCCTCCGCGCTCTACCTGATGGTCCGCCTCGGCGAGGGCCCGCGCCGGGCGTCGCGGGCCTTCACGATCTACCACAGCCACATCCCGCTCTTCGGACCGCAGCACCTCCACGAGCCCCTGGACGAGTACGCCGCCTGGCTGGACGCCCGCGGGCTCGATCACACCCCCGGGCGCTTCCGCGCCTGGGTCCGGGACGAGTACCGCTCCGACGACCCGCACACCGAGCCCGATCGCCCGGCGCCGGGCCCCCGGAGACGCGGCCGGGCGGACGCACCCCGGACCGACATCGCCGCGAAGCCTCAGTCCGCGCCGCGGTCGTAG